A genomic segment from Micromonospora echinaurantiaca encodes:
- a CDS encoding ABC transporter ATP-binding protein, whose amino-acid sequence MATPAVRTEHLIKRYGSLLALDGLDLTVPAGEVFGFLGPNGAGKSTTIRLLLGLARPTAGRAWIFDTDAGDVAAHRRLAYVPADVALWPQLTGAETLQLLAATGAGVDRAYRDELVDRFALDPSKPGRTYSTGNRQKVALVAAFATRAPLLVLDEPTSGLDPLMEREFRRAVAHARDRGQTVFLCSHQLAEVEAVCDRVAILRAGRLVDVAGVPELRRLHRTEVTARFTGPAPDLRGLAGVDILAEGPELLRLTLTGPPAPALRSLAAAEVTALTVREPSLEEIFLDYYGEADR is encoded by the coding sequence ATGGCCACCCCTGCCGTCCGCACCGAACACCTGATCAAGCGCTACGGGTCGCTGCTCGCCCTCGACGGGCTGGATCTCACCGTGCCGGCCGGCGAGGTGTTCGGGTTCCTCGGCCCGAACGGCGCCGGGAAGTCCACCACCATCCGGCTGCTGCTCGGCCTGGCGCGGCCCACCGCCGGCCGCGCCTGGATCTTCGACACCGACGCCGGTGACGTCGCCGCCCACCGCCGGTTGGCCTACGTGCCCGCCGACGTCGCGCTGTGGCCCCAGCTCACCGGCGCGGAGACCCTCCAACTGCTCGCCGCCACCGGGGCCGGCGTCGACCGCGCCTACCGCGACGAACTGGTCGACCGGTTCGCCCTCGACCCGTCCAAGCCGGGCCGGACGTACTCGACCGGCAACCGGCAGAAGGTCGCGCTGGTCGCCGCGTTCGCCACCCGCGCGCCGCTGCTGGTCCTCGACGAACCCACCAGTGGCCTCGACCCGCTGATGGAGCGGGAGTTCCGCCGGGCCGTCGCACACGCCCGCGACCGGGGCCAGACCGTCTTCCTCTGCTCCCACCAGCTCGCCGAGGTCGAGGCCGTCTGCGACCGGGTCGCGATCCTGCGCGCCGGCCGGCTGGTCGACGTGGCCGGCGTGCCCGAGCTGCGCCGGCTGCACCGCACCGAGGTGACCGCCCGCTTCACCGGCCCCGCGCCCGACCTGCGCGGCCTCGCCGGCGTCGACATCCTCGCGGAGGGTCCCGAGCTGCTGCGGCTCACCCTGACCGGGCCGCCCGCACCGGCCCTGCGCTCCCTCGCGGCCGCCGAGGTCACCGCCCTCACCGTCCGCGAGCCGAGCCTGGAGGAGATCTTCCTCGACTACTACGGCGAGGCGGACCGGTGA
- a CDS encoding glycoside hydrolase family 88 protein: MTSVDTRLVAAVAQVTAATTPRIWGFGVGGILTALLRAGDTLGRPDLTQRVVDLVAPSLTAPPDPTDHLIAVEALLALADHRPDLDVTDACRRWLTAVRDARPAHPGGPRLHRPDLPPWSATVWVDCMHTDGPGLAALGHADEAVSYATEYATALQLPHGLFQHGYDTRAEHGNGVAWGRGQAWALLGLTETLLHAPDDGLAERLVRLVDALAAHERDGEWSTVVDDPHAPVEASTSAYLAWILPHAIDAGLVDPAHGAMADRAWAATLRRLAPNGALAVSEATPVGAARDYRHGALGVFPWGQAPVLHAALDRAIAEEER, encoded by the coding sequence GTGACCAGCGTGGACACCCGGTTGGTGGCGGCGGTCGCCCAGGTGACCGCCGCCACCACCCCGCGGATCTGGGGCTTCGGGGTCGGCGGCATCCTCACCGCGCTGCTGCGCGCCGGTGACACGCTGGGCCGTCCCGATCTCACCCAGCGGGTGGTCGACCTCGTCGCGCCGTCGCTCACCGCACCGCCGGATCCCACCGACCACCTCATCGCGGTCGAGGCGCTGCTCGCCCTCGCCGACCACCGACCCGACCTGGACGTGACCGACGCCTGCCGCCGGTGGCTCACCGCGGTGCGCGACGCCCGACCCGCGCACCCCGGAGGACCCCGCCTGCACCGCCCTGACCTACCGCCCTGGTCGGCCACGGTCTGGGTCGACTGCATGCACACCGACGGGCCCGGCCTGGCCGCGCTGGGGCACGCCGACGAGGCCGTCAGCTACGCCACCGAGTACGCGACCGCACTGCAGCTGCCCCACGGCCTGTTCCAGCACGGCTATGACACCCGGGCCGAACACGGCAACGGCGTCGCCTGGGGACGCGGGCAGGCGTGGGCACTGCTCGGCCTCACCGAAACCCTGCTCCACGCTCCCGACGACGGGCTGGCCGAGCGACTCGTCCGTCTGGTCGACGCGCTGGCCGCGCACGAACGCGACGGCGAGTGGTCCACCGTGGTGGACGACCCGCACGCGCCGGTCGAGGCGAGCACCTCCGCGTACCTCGCCTGGATCCTGCCGCACGCGATCGACGCCGGGCTGGTCGACCCGGCCCACGGCGCGATGGCCGACCGGGCGTGGGCGGCCACCCTGCGCCGGCTCGCCCCGAACGGGGCGCTAGCGGTGTCCGAGGCAACGCCGGTCGGCGCCGCCCGCGACTACCGCCATGGCGCGCTCGGCGTCTTCCCGTGGGGACAGGCCCCCGTGCTGCACGCCGCCCTGGATCGCGCCATCGCCGAGGAGGAGAGATGA
- a CDS encoding extracellular solute-binding protein, producing the protein MSSHLSRRDMLRLVGLGAGALGLGGVAACAPSADGPEEDTAKSATNFSFASWSLADNASKAKIEELMRGYGSKAGITVNGVPLAYNNYLNQLTLQVRGGQFTGAAQMDIAWLAGLAALGKLRDLGEVAKGAGYTEAALSSGQVDGKQVGLPWTTAAIGLIANRDLLQKAGVTTAPSTITDFEATLRALKGTGVIPYAASTKVAQLKDILIWMQTFGSPLLDGDKVTVGDDASIEAVTWYKKLYDEKLIAPDVERVDARTLFAQGKAAIYDDAIVGRDFVVKGSPDKSIADKLDPIARPVKNAGDKPRAVQWGHAVVVVEGEGANTATDFAKWLTSDEQTVLGYFKDLSLPPTTTTALASEQVKTDAFTSQFSERITATATPNPFWKYPQYAQMETVISEQVQAVLVGKSKPADAMREAGRAVQALIK; encoded by the coding sequence ATGAGTAGCCACCTTTCGCGCAGGGACATGCTCCGCCTCGTCGGGCTCGGCGCCGGCGCCCTCGGCCTGGGCGGCGTCGCCGCCTGCGCGCCGAGCGCCGACGGCCCCGAGGAGGACACCGCCAAGTCCGCCACCAACTTCTCCTTCGCCTCCTGGAGCCTGGCCGACAACGCCTCCAAGGCCAAGATCGAAGAGCTGATGCGCGGCTACGGCAGCAAGGCCGGCATCACCGTCAACGGCGTGCCGCTGGCCTACAACAACTACCTCAACCAGCTCACCCTCCAGGTGCGCGGCGGCCAGTTCACCGGCGCCGCGCAGATGGACATCGCCTGGCTCGCCGGCCTCGCCGCCCTCGGCAAGCTGCGCGACCTCGGGGAGGTCGCCAAGGGCGCCGGCTACACCGAGGCCGCGCTCAGCTCCGGTCAGGTCGACGGCAAGCAGGTCGGCCTGCCCTGGACCACCGCCGCGATCGGGCTGATCGCCAACCGCGACCTGTTGCAGAAGGCCGGCGTCACCACCGCGCCCAGCACCATCACCGACTTCGAGGCCACACTGCGGGCGCTCAAGGGCACCGGAGTCATCCCGTACGCGGCCTCCACCAAGGTCGCCCAGCTCAAGGACATCCTCATCTGGATGCAGACCTTCGGCAGCCCGCTGCTCGACGGCGACAAGGTCACCGTCGGCGACGACGCCAGCATCGAGGCGGTGACCTGGTACAAGAAGCTCTACGACGAGAAGCTCATCGCCCCCGACGTGGAGCGGGTCGACGCCCGGACCCTGTTCGCTCAGGGCAAGGCTGCCATCTACGACGACGCCATCGTCGGGCGGGACTTCGTCGTCAAGGGCTCCCCCGACAAGTCCATCGCCGACAAGCTGGACCCGATCGCCCGCCCGGTGAAGAACGCCGGCGACAAGCCCCGGGCCGTACAGTGGGGCCACGCCGTGGTGGTCGTCGAGGGCGAGGGCGCCAACACCGCCACCGACTTCGCCAAGTGGCTGACCAGTGACGAGCAGACCGTCCTCGGCTACTTCAAGGACCTGTCCCTGCCGCCCACCACCACCACGGCGCTCGCCTCCGAGCAGGTGAAGACCGACGCCTTCACCTCTCAGTTCAGCGAGCGGATCACCGCCACCGCAACCCCGAACCCGTTCTGGAAGTACCCCCAGTACGCCCAGATGGAGACGGTCATCTCCGAGCAGGTGCAGGCGGTGCTGGTCGGCAAGAGCAAGCCGGCGGACGCGATGCGCGAGGCCGGCCGGGCGGTGCAGGCCCTGATCAAGTGA
- a CDS encoding CGNR zinc finger domain-containing protein has product MVRFGHIAGDPMLDLVNTVDWRLGGHDCTENLKTFSDVVDWCIESDLISGDEAVALRDLAGQDDAQAERERQQVIAARERVYAALFEDDPEAAADLAAMYRAAIAAADLVRTGARWQWRDREIDLHLPRNRIVRGLVALTQRADLDRLHQCEDVKCGWVYLDTSPRRNRRWCNTKDCGDRNRARAYYARQKAKGQRP; this is encoded by the coding sequence ATGGTGAGGTTCGGTCACATCGCCGGCGACCCCATGCTCGACCTGGTGAACACCGTTGACTGGCGCCTTGGCGGGCACGACTGCACGGAGAACCTGAAGACCTTCTCGGACGTCGTCGACTGGTGCATCGAGTCCGACTTGATCAGCGGAGACGAGGCCGTGGCCCTGCGCGACCTCGCCGGCCAGGACGACGCCCAGGCCGAGCGGGAGCGGCAACAGGTCATCGCGGCGCGCGAGCGGGTCTACGCGGCCCTCTTCGAGGACGACCCCGAAGCCGCCGCGGATCTCGCGGCCATGTACCGGGCGGCGATCGCCGCGGCCGACCTGGTCCGCACGGGCGCCCGCTGGCAATGGCGAGACCGGGAAATCGACCTCCACCTGCCTCGCAATCGCATCGTCCGCGGGCTCGTGGCCCTCACCCAGCGCGCCGACCTCGACCGCCTCCACCAGTGCGAAGACGTCAAGTGCGGCTGGGTCTATCTCGACACGTCACCGCGGCGGAACCGCCGCTGGTGCAACACGAAGGACTGTGGCGACCGCAACCGCGCCCGCGCCTACTACGCCCGACAGAAGGCGAAGGGCCAGCGGCCCTGA
- a CDS encoding mandelate racemase/muconate lactonizing enzyme family protein — MKVVDVRSYAVRAEPAETYWGARAWSADHGSAVVEYPPMERRRYVYSDTIDAVLVRVETSDGVVGWGEAKAPVGARATAAIIDDLIAPLAVGSRLDEIGRTWDRVYTGMRVRGHDSGFWLEALAGLDIALWDAFARTLDQPLHALLGGRYRDTLRLYASGVPAAPAGSGAGGQQAVRQEAERLRDLGYDAVKVAIGARPEDDIASVQTVRDVFGDQAAVYADAAGQYEVPQALRVGRALQEAGVGFFEMPLPPEDLDGYATLAARLDIPLALDSLATRHRALEFLRAGALRVLQPDVCRAGGITETMRIAALADAFGAQATPHVSIGSAVHWYASVQCATAMPNFAVLEHWIGTNPLTAVAPDATAPIGGRCAVPRGAGLGITVDEDVVRTLTGRRP, encoded by the coding sequence ATGAAGGTCGTCGACGTCCGCAGCTATGCGGTCCGCGCCGAGCCGGCCGAGACGTACTGGGGGGCCCGGGCGTGGAGCGCCGACCACGGCAGCGCGGTGGTGGAGTACCCGCCCATGGAACGCCGCCGCTACGTCTACAGCGACACCATCGACGCCGTCCTGGTCCGCGTCGAGACCAGCGACGGCGTGGTCGGCTGGGGCGAGGCCAAAGCGCCCGTCGGCGCCCGCGCCACCGCCGCCATCATCGACGACCTGATCGCGCCGCTCGCCGTCGGCTCCCGGCTGGACGAGATCGGCCGCACCTGGGACCGGGTATACACCGGCATGCGGGTCCGCGGCCACGACAGCGGCTTCTGGCTGGAGGCCCTCGCCGGCCTCGACATCGCCCTCTGGGACGCCTTCGCCCGCACTCTCGACCAGCCACTGCACGCCCTGCTCGGCGGCCGCTACCGGGACACCCTGCGGCTGTACGCCTCCGGCGTACCGGCCGCGCCCGCCGGCTCCGGAGCAGGGGGCCAGCAGGCGGTGCGCCAGGAAGCCGAACGGCTGCGCGACCTCGGCTACGACGCGGTCAAGGTGGCCATCGGCGCCCGCCCCGAGGACGACATCGCCTCCGTGCAGACCGTCCGGGACGTCTTCGGTGACCAGGCCGCCGTGTACGCCGACGCGGCCGGCCAGTACGAGGTGCCGCAGGCGCTCCGGGTCGGCCGCGCCCTCCAGGAGGCCGGCGTCGGGTTCTTCGAGATGCCGCTACCCCCGGAGGACCTCGACGGGTACGCCACCCTCGCCGCCCGGCTGGACATCCCACTCGCGCTGGACTCGCTGGCGACCCGGCACCGCGCGCTGGAGTTCCTCCGCGCCGGCGCCCTGCGGGTGCTGCAACCGGACGTGTGCCGGGCCGGCGGGATCACCGAGACCATGCGGATCGCCGCCCTCGCCGACGCGTTCGGCGCGCAGGCCACTCCGCACGTGAGCATCGGCTCGGCGGTGCACTGGTACGCCAGCGTCCAGTGCGCGACGGCGATGCCCAACTTCGCGGTGCTCGAACATTGGATCGGCACCAACCCGCTCACCGCGGTCGCCCCGGACGCGACCGCCCCGATCGGCGGACGGTGCGCGGTGCCGCGCGGCGCCGGCCTCGGCATCACCGTGGACGAGGACGTGGTACGGACGCTGACCGGCCGCCGACCGTAA
- the nhaA gene encoding Na+/H+ antiporter NhaA has product MTDATRRRTSLFARRSWAETSRISEILRRETVGGALLLVGALLALIWSNSPWTEQYQALRDLRLGPAALHLDLSLGTWAADGLLAIFFFVAGLELKREFVAGDLRDPRRAAVPVAAAFGGVLVPALLYVLIAGAGAGRGWAIPTATDIAFALAVLAVVGRFLPPALRTFLLTLAVVDDLIAIVIIAVFYTTDLSILPLLGALVPLVVFALLVQRRVRSWWLLLPLAAATWVLMHESGVHATVAGVLLAFTVPVIRSEAAGGPAAGRGLAEHFEHRFRPISAGVAVPVFAFFSAGVAVGGLTGLTTALTDRVALGIVVGLVIGKPIGILGATWLVSRFTRADPEEGLNWLDALGLSLLGGIGFTVSLLVGELAFGAGSERDDHVKVAVLTGSLLSALLASVVLRARSRVHRQVCEAESVDRDHDGVPDVYDPDPDRPDIR; this is encoded by the coding sequence GTGACCGACGCCACTCGGCGCCGTACCAGCCTGTTCGCCCGCCGTTCCTGGGCCGAGACCAGCCGCATCTCGGAGATCCTGCGGCGGGAGACCGTGGGCGGCGCGCTCCTGCTCGTCGGGGCGCTGCTGGCCCTGATCTGGTCGAACTCGCCCTGGACGGAGCAGTACCAGGCGTTGCGGGACCTCCGGCTCGGCCCGGCCGCGCTGCACCTCGACCTGAGCCTGGGCACCTGGGCGGCGGACGGTCTGCTGGCGATCTTCTTCTTCGTCGCCGGGCTGGAGCTCAAGCGCGAGTTCGTCGCCGGTGACCTGCGGGACCCACGGCGCGCGGCGGTGCCGGTGGCGGCGGCCTTCGGCGGGGTGCTGGTGCCGGCCCTGCTCTACGTCCTGATCGCCGGCGCCGGCGCGGGCCGGGGGTGGGCGATCCCGACGGCCACCGACATCGCCTTCGCCCTGGCGGTGCTGGCCGTGGTCGGCCGCTTCCTGCCGCCGGCGCTGCGGACCTTCCTGCTCACCCTCGCGGTGGTCGACGACCTGATCGCCATCGTGATCATCGCCGTCTTCTACACCACCGACCTGTCGATCCTGCCGTTGCTCGGTGCGCTGGTGCCACTGGTGGTCTTCGCCCTGCTGGTCCAGCGGCGGGTCCGGTCCTGGTGGCTGCTGCTGCCGCTGGCGGCGGCCACCTGGGTGCTGATGCACGAGTCCGGCGTGCACGCCACCGTGGCCGGGGTGCTGCTGGCCTTCACCGTTCCGGTGATCCGCAGCGAGGCCGCCGGCGGACCGGCCGCCGGGCGCGGGCTGGCCGAGCACTTCGAGCACCGGTTCCGGCCGATCTCGGCCGGCGTCGCGGTGCCCGTCTTCGCGTTCTTCTCCGCCGGGGTCGCGGTGGGCGGCCTGACCGGCCTGACCACCGCGCTGACCGACCGGGTCGCGCTCGGCATCGTGGTCGGGCTGGTCATCGGCAAGCCGATCGGCATCCTGGGCGCGACCTGGCTGGTCTCCCGGTTCACCCGCGCCGACCCGGAGGAGGGCCTCAACTGGCTCGACGCGCTGGGGCTCTCGCTGCTCGGCGGCATCGGCTTCACCGTCTCCCTGCTGGTCGGCGAGTTGGCGTTCGGGGCGGGCAGCGAACGCGACGACCACGTCAAGGTCGCCGTGCTCACCGGGTCCCTGCTCTCGGCCCTGCTCGCCTCGGTGGTGCTGCGCGCCCGCAGCCGGGTGCACCGGCAGGTGTGCGAGGCCGAGTCGGTCGACCGTGACCACGACGGGGTGCCGGACGTCTACGACCCGGACCCGGACCGGCCCGACATCCGCTGA
- a CDS encoding S1 family peptidase: protein MRRLPIVALVLATLLLGGPPAAHAAAHAAPATADAAAALATIRTPGTAWGVDPATGRQTVTVDDTVTGADLAALRTTAARAGAALRHEPGRLRILIAAGQAVYGSSGGRCSLGANVRSGSTYYFVTAGHCTTTAATWYSDAAHSTAIGSRVGSSFPTNDYGLMRYTGRIAHPSAVYTHPGLLTVYGAGNAYVGQAVCRSGATTGVRCGLVTALNQTVNYAQGSVSGLIRTNICAEPGDSGGPLYVAATGTIIGILSGGSGNCTSGGTTYYQPITEVLAAYGLTIP from the coding sequence ATGCGCCGCCTGCCGATCGTCGCCCTCGTCCTGGCCACCCTGCTGCTCGGCGGGCCCCCCGCCGCCCACGCCGCCGCCCACGCCGCCCCCGCCACCGCTGACGCCGCGGCGGCGCTGGCCACCATCCGCACCCCCGGCACCGCCTGGGGCGTCGACCCGGCCACCGGCCGGCAGACCGTCACCGTCGACGACACCGTCACCGGCGCCGACCTCGCGGCGCTGCGCACGACCGCCGCCCGGGCCGGCGCCGCGCTCCGGCACGAGCCAGGGCGGTTGCGCATCCTCATCGCCGCCGGTCAGGCCGTCTACGGCAGCTCCGGCGGACGCTGCTCGCTCGGCGCGAACGTGCGCAGCGGCAGCACCTACTACTTCGTCACCGCCGGGCACTGCACCACGACGGCCGCGACCTGGTATTCCGACGCCGCGCACAGCACCGCCATCGGCTCCCGGGTTGGCAGCAGCTTCCCGACCAACGACTACGGCCTGATGCGCTACACCGGCCGCATCGCCCACCCCAGCGCCGTCTACACCCACCCCGGCCTGCTCACCGTCTACGGCGCCGGCAACGCGTACGTCGGGCAGGCGGTGTGCCGCAGCGGCGCCACCACCGGCGTACGGTGCGGCCTGGTCACCGCCCTCAACCAGACGGTGAACTACGCGCAGGGCAGCGTGTCCGGTCTGATCCGCACGAACATCTGCGCCGAGCCCGGCGACAGCGGCGGCCCGCTCTACGTGGCCGCCACCGGCACGATCATCGGGATCCTCTCCGGCGGCAGCGGCAACTGCACCAGCGGCGGCACCACCTACTACCAGCCGATCACCGAGGTCCTCGCCGCGTACGGCCTCACCATCCCCTGA
- a CDS encoding polyketide antibiotic transporter — protein MTATAQPATTHPGRTSTTANPAVTLLAVRQVRRAALVVLTLTVGMSTLVATTYTSTVGDGLDTGSLAALARNPAVRTLFGEPVALDTAGGFTAWRTGTVLAVLLSVWGLLATTRITRGEEEAGRWDLLLAGRLTPSGVLGRHLAVLAAALAGTGIALAAALTAAGTPAPGAALHATGLALVGAYAVAAAALAAQVFPTRAGATGGTLALLGVALVARMVGDGVTPLGWLRWLPPYGPLALTRPYQDDRWAPLAVVAVTTVALAGAALALAGRRDVRDGLLRPPAGRPPRRWLLGSVEAFAVRRVLRPLAGWSAGIGAYFLLIGLLADSMTTFLAENSRFADLAAQAGFVGLGTVRGYAASLFALLAVPVGAFAAVRLGAFAAAETGGRLTLLHAGLSGRTRLLAAEAVTTAAGVAVLVTVAAVATWLGAVTVGADLPLAAALAGTWNVVPLALLSLGAAVLALGLGTRAVAALGMLPTAGGFLLQVVADSVAAPGWVGRLSPYAHLAAVPEVAPNWPAAAVMLALAGVALGAGAWGYRRRDLRP, from the coding sequence GTGACCGCCACCGCGCAACCCGCCACCACCCACCCCGGCCGCACCTCCACCACGGCCAACCCCGCCGTCACCCTGCTCGCGGTACGCCAGGTCCGCCGGGCGGCGCTCGTCGTCCTGACGCTGACCGTCGGCATGTCGACGCTGGTCGCCACCACCTACACCAGCACCGTCGGCGACGGGCTCGACACCGGTTCGCTGGCCGCGCTGGCCCGCAACCCGGCGGTCCGCACCCTGTTCGGCGAACCCGTCGCCCTCGACACCGCCGGCGGCTTCACCGCGTGGCGCACCGGCACCGTGCTGGCCGTCCTGCTGTCGGTGTGGGGCCTGCTCGCCACCACCCGGATCACCCGCGGCGAGGAGGAGGCCGGCCGCTGGGACCTGCTGCTCGCCGGCCGGCTGACCCCGTCCGGGGTGCTCGGCCGGCACCTCGCGGTGCTGGCGGCCGCCCTGGCCGGGACCGGCATCGCGCTCGCCGCGGCGCTCACCGCCGCCGGCACGCCGGCTCCGGGAGCCGCCCTGCACGCCACCGGCCTGGCCCTGGTCGGCGCGTACGCCGTCGCGGCCGCCGCCCTCGCCGCGCAGGTCTTCCCCACCCGGGCCGGCGCCACCGGCGGCACCCTGGCCCTGCTGGGTGTCGCCCTGGTGGCCCGGATGGTGGGCGACGGCGTCACCCCGCTCGGCTGGCTGCGCTGGCTGCCCCCGTACGGTCCGCTCGCGCTGACCCGCCCGTACCAGGACGACCGGTGGGCGCCGCTGGCCGTCGTCGCCGTCACCACCGTCGCACTGGCCGGCGCCGCGCTCGCCCTGGCCGGCCGGCGGGACGTCCGGGACGGGCTGCTCCGCCCTCCCGCGGGTCGGCCGCCCCGCCGGTGGCTGCTCGGCTCGGTCGAGGCGTTCGCCGTCCGGCGGGTACTGCGGCCGCTCGCCGGCTGGTCGGCCGGGATCGGCGCGTACTTCCTGCTGATCGGGCTGCTCGCCGACTCGATGACCACCTTCCTCGCCGAGAACTCCCGCTTCGCCGACCTGGCCGCGCAGGCGGGCTTCGTCGGCCTCGGCACCGTCCGCGGCTACGCCGCCTCCCTGTTCGCCCTGCTCGCCGTCCCGGTCGGCGCGTTCGCCGCGGTCCGGCTCGGCGCGTTCGCCGCCGCCGAGACGGGCGGACGGCTGACCCTGCTCCACGCTGGCCTGAGCGGCCGCACTCGGCTGCTCGCCGCCGAGGCGGTGACCACCGCCGCCGGGGTGGCCGTCCTGGTCACCGTCGCGGCGGTGGCGACCTGGCTCGGCGCGGTCACGGTCGGCGCGGACCTGCCGCTGGCCGCGGCGCTCGCCGGCACCTGGAACGTGGTCCCGCTGGCACTGCTCAGCCTCGGCGCCGCGGTACTCGCCCTCGGCCTGGGCACCCGGGCGGTGGCGGCGCTGGGGATGCTGCCGACGGCCGGCGGCTTCCTGCTCCAGGTGGTGGCGGACAGCGTGGCGGCACCGGGCTGGGTGGGCCGGCTGTCACCGTACGCCCATCTGGCGGCCGTGCCGGAGGTGGCGCCGAACTGGCCGGCGGCGGCCGTCATGCTAGCCCTCGCCGGCGTGGCCTTGGGCGCGGGCGCCTGGGGTTACCGCCGCCGCGACCTGCGTCCGTAG
- a CDS encoding MFS transporter, with protein MRTRREMIVPAAAPRRSFTVLWASQASSNLADGLLQAAAPLLVATLTRDPLLVAGMTVVQFLPWLVATLPAGALADRMDRRRILAAGNCLRAAGFALLAVALANGWRHVALLYAAVFLAGCAETMVDNAALTIPPRLLPREQLERANGRLFATQSVINTFIGPPAGAALFALAASAAFYTGAAAFTLAGLAALLLPALRPTGEEHERRRSTPTTITQDIRSGWAHFWRHNLLRRVAFISAAINFFGAATGGLLVLLITGPYQLPMAHYGLFIAVPAAGAIAGSLLAEHVVPRIGGGPITWLAALAPAASYAILGLGHHTPLALASLFCAAIATSLNQIVVSTLRQAAVPDELLGRVTAAYRLVVLGVVPFGALAGGLLGRSLGIRAPFIAAALGLVLAALLLASRVTTQALRDAETTRHPSTEVQLRTQVAAAVTPGARAQGHAGEG; from the coding sequence ATGAGAACTCGCCGGGAGATGATCGTGCCAGCCGCCGCCCCACGCAGATCGTTCACCGTCCTGTGGGCGTCCCAAGCGTCCTCGAATCTCGCCGACGGGCTGCTGCAGGCCGCGGCGCCGCTGCTCGTCGCCACGCTGACCCGTGACCCGCTCCTGGTGGCGGGCATGACGGTGGTGCAGTTCCTGCCCTGGCTGGTGGCAACCCTCCCCGCCGGCGCGCTGGCCGACCGGATGGACAGACGTCGGATCCTTGCCGCTGGCAACTGCCTGCGCGCGGCCGGGTTCGCGCTGCTCGCCGTGGCCCTGGCGAACGGATGGCGCCACGTCGCACTGCTGTACGCCGCAGTGTTCCTGGCCGGTTGCGCCGAGACGATGGTCGACAACGCCGCCCTGACCATCCCGCCCCGCCTGCTGCCACGCGAGCAGCTCGAGCGCGCCAACGGCCGGTTGTTCGCGACCCAGTCCGTCATCAACACCTTCATTGGTCCGCCCGCCGGGGCGGCGTTGTTCGCGCTGGCGGCATCAGCGGCCTTCTACACCGGCGCAGCCGCGTTCACCCTCGCCGGCCTGGCAGCTCTGCTGCTGCCCGCGCTGCGCCCCACCGGCGAGGAACACGAGCGCCGCCGCTCGACCCCAACCACCATCACCCAGGACATCCGCTCCGGATGGGCCCACTTCTGGCGCCACAATCTGCTGCGCCGAGTCGCGTTCATCTCGGCGGCGATCAACTTCTTCGGCGCGGCCACCGGCGGGCTGCTCGTTCTGCTGATCACCGGCCCGTACCAGCTGCCCATGGCGCATTACGGTCTGTTCATCGCGGTTCCCGCCGCCGGTGCGATCGCCGGCTCGCTGCTCGCCGAACACGTCGTGCCTCGCATCGGCGGCGGCCCCATCACCTGGCTCGCCGCCCTCGCCCCGGCCGCCAGCTACGCCATCCTCGGCCTGGGGCACCACACACCCCTCGCCCTCGCCAGCCTGTTCTGCGCCGCCATTGCCACCTCGCTGAACCAGATCGTCGTCAGCACCTTGCGCCAAGCAGCAGTTCCCGACGAACTCCTCGGCCGCGTCACCGCCGCCTACCGCCTGGTCGTCCTGGGTGTCGTCCCCTTCGGAGCCCTCGCCGGCGGCCTGCTCGGACGCAGCCTGGGGATCCGCGCACCCTTCATCGCCGCAGCCCTCGGCCTCGTGCTCGCCGCGCTCCTGCTCGCCTCCCGGGTCACCACCCAAGCCCTCCGTGACGCCGAGACAACCCGTCACCCCTCGACAGAAGTACAGCTACGGACGCAGGTCGCGGCGGCGGTAACCCCAGGCGCCCGCGCCCAAGGCCACGCCGGCGAGGGCTAG
- a CDS encoding DUF3592 domain-containing protein — translation MVGRRERRRRRWASGKQREILGRPTLRGPKPGRRTRGLGFDRPSWFAALVGVALGGALLAIGIDSWRDHQVLDARGVVTVGQIVEVRGGKTTYLTVRFTTATGEQVTAEVTDPGTGTRQEVGAPIRLRYDPDDPAGRVADADDDAALGTRWILVIGGAALLAATGWAMWRRPHRPGR, via the coding sequence GTGGTTGGTCGGCGGGAGCGGCGTCGGCGCCGGTGGGCGTCCGGCAAGCAGCGGGAGATCCTCGGCCGGCCGACGCTGCGCGGGCCGAAGCCGGGACGCCGGACCCGGGGCCTCGGCTTCGACCGGCCGAGTTGGTTCGCGGCCCTGGTCGGGGTTGCCCTGGGCGGCGCGCTGCTCGCCATCGGCATCGACTCCTGGCGCGACCACCAGGTGCTCGACGCCCGCGGCGTGGTGACGGTCGGTCAGATCGTGGAGGTCCGCGGCGGGAAGACCACCTACCTCACGGTGCGCTTCACGACGGCCACCGGCGAGCAGGTCACGGCCGAGGTCACCGACCCCGGCACGGGGACCAGGCAGGAGGTGGGCGCGCCGATCAGGCTGCGCTACGACCCGGACGATCCGGCCGGCCGGGTGGCCGACGCCGACGACGACGCCGCCCTCGGTACGCGCTGGATCCTGGTGATCGGCGGCGCGGCGCTGCTGGCGGCGACCGGGTGGGCGATGTGGCGACGCCCGCACCGCCCCGGTCGGTGA